The proteins below are encoded in one region of Hordeum vulgare subsp. vulgare chromosome 3H, MorexV3_pseudomolecules_assembly, whole genome shotgun sequence:
- the LOC123445519 gene encoding uncharacterized protein LOC123445519 — protein MAFHLRSISLPSRSHVSETEVEQELHTLEASISSSNSISTMCDGLRSLANIYDGLEEIICLPSHQACSSQQRVMLDGELEASLELLDLCGAMQEIFVEMKAIIQELQVALRKGDGASAQAKIQSYTRLAKKARNHFKKATKKAPADCRMAMLLAKAREVSASLLESTLHLVSKQIEMPKQSLVSKAFHKKKAVVCKEEQLSELECNIGDLESEAGHLFRKLVQSRVSLLNILSS, from the coding sequence ATGGCTTTCCACCTAAGATCGATAAGTTTGCCTTCTAGGTCTCACGTTAGTGAGACCGAAGTCGAGCAAGAACTCCACACCCTAGAAGCAAGCATCTCTTCCTCTAATTCCATCAGCACGATGTGCGATGGTCTCAGGAGTCTTGCAAATATCTATGATGGTCTTGAAGAGATCATTTGCCTACCAAGCCACCAAGCTTGCTCCTCCCAGCAGAGGGTGATGTTGGATGGAGAACTGGAAGCTTCTCTCGAGCTCCTAGATCTCTGCGGCGCCATGCAAGAGATCTTCGTCGAGATGAAGGCCATCATCCAAGAGCTGCAAGTAGCTCTAAGGAAAGGGGATGGTGCATCTGCTCAAGCCAAGATCCAGTCTTACACCCGTTTGGCGAAGAAGGCCAGGAACCATTTCAAGAAGGCCACGAAGAAGGCTCCTGCAGATTGCAGGATGGCCATGCTATTGGCCAAGGCCAGGGAGGTCTCTGCCTCTCTCCTGGAGTCCACActccatctggtgtcgaagcaaatCGAAATGCCTAAACAGTCTCTTGTTTCCAAGGCATTTCACAAGAAGAAGGCGGTTGTTTGTAAGGAGGAACAACTGTCGGAGTTAGAGTGCAATATCGGAGATCTTGAGAGTGAAGCAGGACATCTGTTCAGGAAATTAGTCCAGAGCAGAGTTTCTCTACTCAACATCCTTAGCTCATAG
- the LOC123445522 gene encoding uncharacterized protein LOC123445522: MAFHLRSISLPSRPHVSETEVEQELHSLEASICSSNSISTMCDGLRSLANIYHALEEIICLPSNQVCSSQQRNILDGEMEACLELLDLCSTMQEIFVEMKAIIQELQLALRKGDDAAAQAKIQSYTHLAKKAKKHFRKTAKKAPAACKMVMLLAKAREISVSLLESTIHLLSKQIEMPKQPLVFKAFHKKAAVCKEEQLLGLEGSMGDLESGAGHLFRKLVQSRVSLLNILSS, translated from the coding sequence ATGGCTTTCCACCTAAGATCGATAAGTTTGCCTTCTAGGCCTCACGTCAGTGAGACCGAAGTCGAGCAAGAACTTCACAGCTTAGAAGCAAGCATCTGTTCCTCCAATTCCATCAGTACGATGTGCGATGGTCTCAGGAGTCTTGCAAACATCTACCATGCTCTTGAAGAGATTATTTGCTTACCAAGCAACCAAGTTTGCTCCTCCCAGCAGAGGAACATATTGGATGGAGAAATGGAAGCTTGTCTCGAGCTGCTAGATCTCTGCAGCACTATGCAAGAGATCTTTGTCGAGATGAAGGCAATCATCCAAGAGCTGCAACTGGCTCTAAGGAAAGGGGATGATGCAGCTGCTCAAGCCAAGATCCAGTCTTACACCCACTTGGCGAAGAAGGCCAAGAAACATTTCAGGAAGACCGCGAAGAAGGCTCCTGCAGCTTGCAAGATGGTCATGCTGTTGGCCAAGGCCAGAGAGATCTCTGTCTCTCTGCTGGAGTCCACAATCCATCTCTTGTCGAAGCAAATCGAAATGCCAAAACAGCCTCTTGTTTTCAAGGCATTTCACAAGAAGGCAGCTGTTTGCAAGGAGGAGCAATTGTTGGGTCTAGAGGGCAGTATGGGAGATCTCGAGAGCGGTGCAGGACATCTGTTCAGGAAATTAGTCCAGAGCAGAGTTTCTTTACTCAACATCCTTAGCTCGTAG
- the LOC123445520 gene encoding uncharacterized protein LOC123445520, with protein sequence MAFHQRSISLPSRPHVSETEVEQELHSLEASISSSSSINTTCDGLSCLANIYDDLEEIICLPSNQAYSSQQRVMLDGELEGSLELLDLCGAMQETFPEMMVVIQELQVALRKGDDAAAQAKMQSFIRLAKKARKHFKKTTKKAASNKMVMLLTKAREICISLLESTLHLLSKQIEMPKQSLVCKAFCKNKTIVCKEEQLQELECIIEDLQNGAGNLFRKLVQNRVSLLNILSS encoded by the coding sequence ATGGCTTTCCACCAAAGATCCATAAGTTTGCCTTCTAGGCCTCACGTCAGTGAGACCGAAGTCGAGCAAGAGCTCCACAGCCTAGAAGCAAGCATCTCTTCCTCAAGTTCCATCAACACGACGTGCGATGGTCTCAGCTGTCTTGCAAACATCTATGATGATCTTGAAGAGATCATTTGCCTACCAAGCAACCAAGCTTACTCCTCCCAGCAGAGGGTGATGTTGGATGGAGAACTGGAAGGTTCTCTCGAGCTCCTAGATCTCTGTGGTGCCATGCAAGAGACCTTCCCCGAGATGATGGTCGTCATCCAAGAGCTGCAAGTGGCTCTAAGAAAAGGAGATGATGCAGCTGCTCAAGCCAAGATGCAGTCGTTTATTCGCTTGGCGAAGAAGGCCAGGAAGCATTTCAAGAAGACTACCAAGAAGGCTGCATCCAACAAGATGGTCATGCTATTGACCAAGGCAAGAGAGATCTGCATCTCTCTGTTGGAGTCCACACTCCATCTCTTGTCGAAGCAAATTGAAATGCCAAAGCAGTCTCTTGTCTGCAAGGCATTTTGCAAGAACAAGACAATTGTCTGCAAGGAGGAGCAACTGCAGGAGTTAGAGTGCATTATTGAAGATCTTCAGAATGGAGCAGGAAATCTGTTTAGGAAATTAGTCCAGAACAGAGTTTCTCTTCTAAACATTCTTAGCTCATAG
- the LOC123445521 gene encoding pentatricopeptide repeat-containing protein At1g09900-like, translating into MAAAFSSSTSSSPSAHHPFPFPAPPTPPRAHRTRLRLSIRLAASSRWVNRGRAPPERGAGAGNSIWVNPTAPSRPGQAGQKLRRLVQLGDLDAALRLLAASPPLASSDPPAVVACNILIKKLCAQRRLADAERVLDALKAAGAADPVSHNTLVAGYCRDGRLADAERLLAAAGLSGAANVVTYTTLINGYCRSGRLADALALIASMPVAPDTYTYNTVLMGLCGARQWEDAEALMAEMVRNHCPPNEVTFATQIRAFCQNGLLDRAVQLLDRMPQYGCTPDVVIYSTLVNGFSEQGRVDDAIELLNGMLCKPNTVCYNAALKGLCIAQRWEDVGQLIVEMVRKDCLPNEATFSMLTSCLCQNGLVDCAMEVLEQMHKYGCRPDAVIYNTLIYSFSEQGRVDDALKLLNSMPCSPDVISFNAALKGLCRAERWDDAEELIVQMLREDCPLIEMTFNILIDSLCQNGRVNNAIEVFEQMPKYGCTPDIVTYSSLINGLSEQGLVESAIELFQSMPCKPDIFGYNAVLKGLCRAARWEDAGELISNMARKDCPPNEITFNILINSLCQKGLVDRAIEVFEQMPKYGSTPDIFTYNALINGFSEQGRLDDARRLLSTMSCKPDAVSYNSALKGLCRAERWKEAEEVVAEMLRMKCPPNEVTFKYANRLFVPNRVT; encoded by the coding sequence ATGGCCGCCgctttctcctcctccacctcctcgtcgCCGTCCGCCCACCACCCCTTCCCATTCCCGGCGCCTCCGACCCCACCCAGAGCCCACCGCACGCGCCTCCGCCTCAGCATCCGCCTGGCCGCCTCCTCGAGGTGGGTGAACCGCGGCCGGGCCCCGCCGGAGCGCGGCGCCGGCGCGggcaactccatatgggtcaacCCGACCGCCCCATCCCGCCCCGGCCAGGCGGGACAGAAGCTCCGCCGCCTGGTCCAGCTCGGGGACCTGGACGCGGCGCTCCGCCTCCTGGCCGCCTCCCCGCCCCTCGCCTCCTCCGACCCGCCGGCCGTCGTCGCCTGCAACATCCTCATCAAGAAGCTCTGCGCCCagcgccgcctcgccgacgcggaGCGCGTGCTCGACGCGCTCAAGGCGGCCGGCGCGGCGGACCCCGTCTCCCACAACACGCTCGTCGCCGGGTACTGCCGCGACGGCCGGCTGGCGGACGCCGAGCGCCTCCTCGCGGCGGCCGGCCTCTCCGGGGCCGCCAACGTCGTCACCTACACCACGCTCATCAACGGCTACTGCCGCTCCGGCAGGCTCGCCGACGCGCTCGCCCTCATCGCCTCCATGCCCGTCGCGCCGGACACCTACACCTACAACACCGTGCTCATGGGCCTGTGTGGCGCCCGCCAGTGGGAGGACGCCGAGGCGCTCATGGCCGAGATGGTCAGGAACCACTGCCCTCCCAACGAGGTCACGTTCGCCACGCAGATCCGCGCTTTCTGCCAGAACGGGCTGCTCGACCGCGCCGTCCAGCTGCTCGACCGAATGCCTCAGTATGGATGCACGCCTGACGTTGTCATCTACAGCACCCTGGTGAACGGGTTCTCGGAGCAAGGCCGCGTGGACGACGCCATCGAGCTGCTCAACGGCATGCTGTGCAAGCCCAACACCGTTTGTTACAATGCCGCGCTGAAAGGTTTGTGCATCGCCCAGCGTTGGGAGGATGTCGGACAGCTGATTGTGGAGATGGTTAGGAAAGACTGCCTGCCGAATGAGGCGACATTCAGCATGCTGACCAGTTGCTTGTGCCAGAATGGGTTGGTTGATTGCGCGATGGAGGTTCTTGAGCAGATGCACAAGTATGGATGCAGACCCGATGCTGTCATTTACAATACACTGATCTATTCCTTTTCGGAACAAGGCCGTGTCGATGACGCACTCAAGTTACTAAACAGCATGCCGTGCAGTCCTGACGTCATTAGCTTTAATGCTGCGTTGAAGGGTTTATGCAGAGCTGAGCGATGGGATGATGCCGAGGAGCTTATAGTGCAGATGCTTAGGGAGGACTGTCCCCTAATTGAAATGACTTTCAATATACTCATTGACTCGCTGTGCCAGAATGGCCGGGTAAACAACGCAATTGAAGTGTTTGAGCAGATGCCAAAGTATGGATGTACACCTGATATTGTCACATACAGTAGCCTTATTAATGGCCTTTCTGAACAAGGGCTCGTGGAGTCCGCCATTGAGTTGTTTCAAAGCATGCCATGTAAGCCTGATATCTTTGGCTACAATGCTGTGCTGAAGGGCTTGTGCAGAGCTGCGCGATGGGAGGATGCTGGTGAGCTTATATCTAACATGGCTAGAAAGGATTGCCCCCCAAATGAAATCACATTCAATATACTAATCAATTCCCTGTGCCAAAAAGGGCTTGTCGATCGTGCAATTGAGGTGTTCGAGCAAATGCCAAAGTACGGAAGTACACCTGATATTTTCACATACAATGCCCTTATCAATGGCTTTTCTGAACAAGGCCGTCTGGATGATGCCCGGAGGTTATTAAGCACTATGTCATGCAAGCCCGATGCCGTGTCTTATAATTCTGCGTTGAAGGGTTTATGTAGAGCTGAACGATGGAAGGAAGCAGAGGAGGTTGTGGCTGAGATGCTTAGAATGAAGTGCCCCCCAAATGAAGTAACATTCAAGTATGCAAATCGATTATTCGTACCAAACAGGGTAACTTGA
- the LOC123445517 gene encoding uncharacterized protein LOC123445517: protein MAFHLRSTSLPSRPQATETEVKEELLSLEASVSSSNSISTMCDGLRSLANIYDGLEEIICLPSHQACSSQQRVMLDGELEASLELLDLCGAMQEIFVEMKAIIQELQVALRKGDDAAAQAKIQSYTRLAKKARNHSKKATKKAPTDCRIEMLLAKAREVSTSLLESTLHLVSKQIEMPKQSLVSKAFHKKKAVVCKEEQLSELEAVSGILRLEQDICSGN from the coding sequence ATGGCTTTCCACCTCAGATCGACAAGTCTGCCTTCTAGGCCTCAGGCCACCGAGACCGAAGTCAAAGAAGAGCTGCTGAGCCTAGAAGCAAGCGTCTCTTCCTCCAATTCCATCAGCACGATGTGCGATGGTCTCAGGAGTCTTGCAAACATCTACGATGGTCTTGAAGAGATCATTTGCCTACCAAGCCACCAAGCTTGCTCCTCCCAGCAGAGGGTGATGTTGGATGGAGAACTGGAAGCTTCTCTCGAGCTCCTAGATCTCTGCGGCGCCATGCAAGAGATCTTCGTCGAGATGAAGGCCATCATCCAAGAGCTACAAGTGGCTCTAAGGAAAGGGGATGATGCAGCTGCTCAAGCCAAGATCCAGTCTTACACCCGTTTGGCGAAGAAGGCCAGGAACCATTCCAAGAAGGCCACGAAGAAGGCTCCTACAGATTGCAGGATAGAAATGCTATTGGCCAAGGCCAGGGAGGTCTCTACCTCTCTCCTGGAGTCCACActccatctggtgtcgaagcaaatCGAAATGCCTAAACAGTCTCTTGTTTCCAAGGCATTTCACAAGAAGAAGGCGGTTGTTTGTAAGGAGGAACAATTGTCGGAATTAGAGGCAGTATCGGGGATCTTGAGACTGGAGCAGGACATCTGTTCAGGAAATTAG